A window of Candidatus Pantoea floridensis contains these coding sequences:
- a CDS encoding AroM family protein: MNTSLVTLTIGQSPRSDILPLLLEHLPAEQVAHAGLLDGLTLADVEQQYAPAPGDKVLVSRMTSGEQVRLSAPKVEQGLQRKINALEQQGYDTILLLCTGEFGTLKTQSALLLEPDRIIPPLVRAIVQEHKVGIVVPVKEQIAEQASKWRNLNCPPCFAVASPYLAEQSDLVEAGLSLQEQGADVVVLDCIGYHQKHRDFLQKMLGIPVLLSNVLVAKLAAELIV; this comes from the coding sequence ATGAATACGTCTCTGGTCACACTTACGATTGGTCAATCACCGCGCAGCGACATTCTGCCGCTGCTGCTGGAGCATTTACCCGCTGAACAGGTGGCACATGCTGGACTGCTCGACGGCCTGACGCTGGCCGACGTTGAACAGCAGTACGCGCCCGCGCCGGGTGACAAAGTACTGGTCTCGCGCATGACCAGCGGCGAGCAGGTGCGCCTGTCGGCACCCAAAGTGGAGCAGGGATTGCAGCGAAAAATCAACGCGCTGGAACAGCAGGGCTACGACACTATTCTGCTGTTGTGCACCGGCGAGTTTGGCACGCTGAAAACGCAATCCGCCTTGCTGCTGGAGCCGGATCGCATCATTCCGCCGCTGGTGCGTGCAATTGTGCAGGAGCACAAAGTGGGCATTGTGGTACCGGTCAAAGAGCAGATTGCCGAGCAGGCCAGTAAATGGCGCAATCTGAACTGCCCGCCGTGTTTTGCGGTTGCCAGCCCTTACCTGGCAGAGCAGTCGGATCTGGTGGAAGCAGGATTGTCGTTGCAGGAGCAGGGGGCGGATGTGGTGGTACTGGATTGCATCGGTTACCACCAGAAGCACCGTGATTTCCTGCAGAAAATGCTGGGTATTCCAGTACTGTTATCGAACGTGCTGGTGGCCAAGCTGGCAGCAGAATTGATCGTCTAA
- a CDS encoding YaiA family protein → MPTKPPYPREARIVTVEKGSADQTVTWYELRADHPKPDTLISEHKTEAEAQDAKERYEDAGKD, encoded by the coding sequence ATGCCAACTAAACCACCCTATCCGCGTGAAGCGCGCATCGTCACGGTTGAAAAGGGTTCGGCGGATCAAACCGTCACCTGGTATGAATTACGCGCCGACCATCCCAAACCCGATACCCTAATTAGCGAACACAAAACGGAAGCCGAAGCGCAAGATGCGAAAGAGCGCTATGAGGATGCTGGCAAAGATTGA
- a CDS encoding OPT/YSL family transporter, whose product MRQNNPIKSVGVALMLVLLSVAGAIIGVQLITTIGVTPNTSIIGALFAMLLARIPLQWFRRYRSIEVQNLAQTAISSATFGAANSLLMPIAVPWALGEPQLVLPLFVGVSAAMLLDAYLLYRLFDTRVFPASNAWPPGVAAAEAIKAGDKGGRQAWLLVVGIVGGIVGSMLKIPMSAFGTAFIGNIWALSMLGLGFLLRAYAQPVAGIDINALYIPHGVMVGAGLVALIQVVQVIRSRRNDQVNVSRSDSEVKRSLGFGTVGYIVISTLLALAGGLWSQMGLPMLVLFIVYAAFAAFVHELIVGIAAMHSGWFPAFAVALITLILGILLGFPPLALCLLCGFTAATGPAFADMGYDLKAGFILRGNGADVQQELWGRRIQLIAAMIAFVICIPVVWYAHTIFFAENLLPPVARVYAKTIQAGAEPGIAGNLLMWAIPGAIIQLIGGPKRQLGVLLATGLLINNAAAGWAVMVGIALRILILRVWGERGRSPMEVMAAGFIAGDALYSFFHSLFVSSTKK is encoded by the coding sequence ATGCGTCAAAATAATCCAATAAAAAGTGTTGGCGTTGCCTTAATGCTGGTTCTGCTTTCTGTTGCAGGGGCCATTATTGGGGTTCAGCTTATTACCACCATTGGGGTAACACCCAATACGTCTATTATTGGCGCGCTGTTTGCCATGCTGCTGGCGCGTATTCCTCTGCAATGGTTTCGTCGCTACCGTTCGATAGAAGTCCAAAACCTGGCGCAGACCGCGATCTCCTCAGCCACCTTCGGCGCAGCCAACAGCCTGCTGATGCCGATTGCCGTGCCGTGGGCGCTGGGTGAACCGCAATTGGTGCTGCCGCTGTTTGTCGGCGTCAGTGCAGCGATGCTGCTGGATGCCTATTTACTCTATCGCCTGTTTGATACGCGCGTCTTCCCGGCCAGCAATGCGTGGCCACCGGGCGTGGCGGCAGCCGAAGCGATCAAAGCCGGTGATAAAGGCGGTCGTCAGGCGTGGCTGCTGGTGGTGGGGATTGTCGGCGGCATTGTCGGCTCAATGTTGAAAATCCCCATGTCAGCGTTTGGTACTGCATTTATCGGCAATATCTGGGCGCTGAGCATGCTCGGATTGGGGTTCCTGCTGCGTGCTTATGCGCAACCGGTTGCCGGTATTGATATCAACGCACTCTATATTCCGCACGGCGTGATGGTCGGTGCCGGTTTGGTCGCGCTGATTCAGGTGGTGCAGGTGATTCGCAGCCGCCGCAACGATCAGGTTAACGTCAGCCGCAGCGACAGCGAAGTGAAGCGTTCGCTCGGTTTCGGCACCGTGGGTTACATCGTCATCTCCACGCTGCTGGCGCTGGCGGGCGGATTATGGAGCCAGATGGGGCTGCCGATGCTGGTGCTGTTTATTGTTTACGCCGCGTTTGCTGCCTTTGTGCATGAACTGATTGTCGGCATCGCCGCCATGCACTCGGGCTGGTTCCCCGCCTTTGCGGTGGCGCTGATCACGCTGATTCTTGGGATCCTGCTCGGCTTTCCGCCGCTGGCGCTGTGCCTGCTGTGTGGTTTCACCGCCGCCACCGGCCCGGCATTTGCCGATATGGGCTATGACCTGAAAGCCGGCTTTATTCTGCGCGGTAACGGCGCGGATGTGCAGCAGGAGCTGTGGGGCCGCCGCATTCAGCTGATCGCCGCGATGATCGCCTTTGTTATCTGTATTCCGGTGGTGTGGTATGCGCACACCATTTTCTTTGCCGAAAATCTGCTGCCGCCGGTGGCGCGCGTCTATGCCAAAACGATTCAGGCCGGCGCGGAACCGGGTATCGCCGGTAACCTGCTGATGTGGGCGATTCCAGGCGCCATCATTCAATTGATCGGTGGGCCGAAACGTCAGCTTGGCGTGCTGCTGGCAACCGGTTTGCTCATTAACAATGCCGCTGCCGGTTGGGCAGTGATGGTAGGCATCGCGCTGCGTATCCTGATCCTGCGCGTGTGGGGCGAGCGTGGACGTTCTCCGATGGAGGTGATGGCCGCTGGGTTTATCGCGGGCGATGCGCTCTACAGCTTCTTCCATTCACTTTTTGTCAGCAGCACCAAGAAATAA
- a CDS encoding DUF1177 domain-containing protein, with amino-acid sequence MSLQQTLQVFELLDSAYIDGQQIVDLFAAYPGVKASTKRVSGPKGRTDFVRIDIPGAQGKSNGGNAPTLGIIGRLGGIGARPTRIGMVSDADGAVAAVSSALKLAHMQTKGDVLAGDVIITTHICPDAPTRPHEPVDFMDSPCDDITMNDNEVIAGVDAILSIDTTKGNRILNHKGYALSPTVKEGYILRVSEDLLRIMEMTSGKPAVTFPITTQDITPYGNGVYHLNSILQPSTATDVPVVGVAICAESVVPGCGTGASHEVDIASAVKFAVEVAKEFGRETCHFYDPQEYALLLSLYGSLSHLRNRKA; translated from the coding sequence ATGAGTTTACAGCAGACACTGCAGGTTTTTGAGTTACTCGACAGCGCCTACATTGATGGTCAGCAGATCGTGGATCTCTTTGCGGCTTATCCCGGTGTGAAGGCGAGCACCAAACGCGTCAGCGGGCCGAAAGGGCGTACCGATTTCGTGCGCATCGATATCCCCGGCGCGCAGGGCAAAAGCAACGGCGGCAACGCGCCGACGCTGGGGATTATTGGTCGCCTCGGCGGCATCGGTGCGCGCCCAACGCGCATTGGCATGGTCTCTGATGCCGATGGCGCGGTGGCGGCGGTGAGCAGCGCGCTGAAGCTGGCGCACATGCAGACCAAAGGCGACGTGCTGGCGGGTGACGTGATCATCACCACCCACATCTGTCCGGATGCGCCAACCCGTCCGCACGAACCGGTCGATTTCATGGATTCGCCGTGCGACGACATCACCATGAATGACAATGAAGTGATTGCGGGCGTCGATGCGATTCTCTCGATCGATACCACCAAAGGGAATCGCATCCTTAATCACAAAGGTTATGCGCTGTCGCCGACGGTGAAAGAGGGCTACATCCTGCGCGTCTCGGAGGATTTGCTGCGCATTATGGAGATGACCAGCGGCAAACCGGCGGTCACTTTCCCGATCACCACGCAGGACATCACGCCTTACGGCAACGGGGTTTATCACCTCAACAGCATTCTGCAGCCCTCCACCGCCACTGATGTGCCGGTGGTCGGCGTGGCAATTTGTGCCGAATCGGTGGTGCCGGGCTGCGGTACCGGCGCCAGCCATGAAGTGGATATCGCCTCTGCGGTGAAGTTTGCGGTAGAAGTGGCGAAGGAGTTTGGGCGTGAAACCTGCCACTTCTATGACCCGCAAGAGTATGCGCTGCTGCTATCTTTGTATGGTAGCCTCAGCCACCTGCGCAACCGGAAAGCCTGA
- a CDS encoding 6-phosphogluconolactonase: MTLLQQGKRDRLWVKRFASRAALGVAAAHDVAAHLRQLLSTQDAVRMVFAAAPSQNEFLAALIAENDIDWSRIHAFHMDEYIGLDRAAPQRFGQFLCQHLFDAVRPGEVHLIPYEGEPAAICADYSQKLHAAPIDVVCLGIGENGHLAFNDPPVADFNDPFTVKAVQLDAACRQQQVNDGCFATLDAVPTQAVTLTIPALMSGARLFCMVPGASKRAAVNATLNDELSTACPATRLRQHPHCTLYTDSEACAEVTFD; encoded by the coding sequence ATGACGCTATTACAACAGGGGAAAAGAGATCGCCTATGGGTCAAACGCTTCGCCAGCCGCGCTGCGCTGGGAGTCGCGGCTGCACATGACGTTGCGGCGCATTTGCGTCAGCTGTTGAGCACACAAGATGCAGTGCGCATGGTATTTGCTGCTGCGCCGTCGCAAAACGAGTTTCTCGCTGCGCTGATTGCGGAGAACGATATCGACTGGTCGCGTATTCACGCCTTCCACATGGATGAGTACATTGGACTCGATCGCGCGGCCCCGCAGCGTTTTGGTCAGTTTCTATGCCAACACCTGTTTGATGCGGTGCGGCCGGGTGAGGTTCATCTGATCCCTTATGAGGGCGAACCGGCGGCAATTTGCGCCGATTACAGCCAAAAACTCCACGCTGCGCCGATTGACGTGGTGTGCCTCGGCATTGGCGAGAACGGGCATTTAGCCTTTAACGATCCGCCAGTGGCTGACTTCAACGATCCTTTCACCGTCAAGGCGGTGCAACTGGATGCCGCCTGCCGTCAGCAACAGGTCAACGATGGTTGCTTCGCGACGCTGGACGCGGTGCCAACACAGGCGGTGACGCTGACCATTCCGGCCCTGATGAGCGGGGCGCGCCTGTTCTGCATGGTGCCTGGGGCCAGCAAACGTGCGGCGGTAAACGCAACGCTCAATGATGAACTCTCCACCGCTTGTCCGGCAACCCGGCTGCGCCAGCATCCGCACTGCACGCTGTATACCGATAGCGAAGCCTGCGCGGAGGTGACGTTTGACTAG
- the aroL gene encoding shikimate kinase AroL yields the protein MSLPIYLIGARGCGKTTVGQALSQALGYAFNDTDHHLQLSTQRSVAEIVASEGWESFRARETESLRAVTAPNTVIATGGGMILAEFNCRFMREHGQVIWLNAPSDVLAERLEHQPEAAQRPTLTGRPIAEEMGDILRERAHLYRQTAHHEVNAMQSPDRVVEQILQSLSLARAS from the coding sequence ATGTCATTACCCATCTATCTGATCGGCGCACGCGGTTGCGGTAAAACCACTGTTGGCCAGGCGCTGTCGCAAGCGTTGGGCTATGCCTTTAACGATACCGATCACCATCTGCAACTCAGCACGCAGCGTAGCGTGGCGGAGATTGTAGCGTCTGAAGGCTGGGAGAGTTTTCGCGCGCGTGAAACTGAATCGCTGCGCGCCGTCACTGCACCTAACACCGTCATCGCCACCGGCGGTGGCATGATATTGGCTGAGTTCAACTGCCGCTTTATGCGCGAACACGGCCAGGTGATTTGGCTCAATGCGCCATCGGATGTGCTGGCTGAACGGCTGGAACATCAGCCGGAAGCGGCGCAGCGTCCCACCTTAACCGGGCGTCCGATTGCCGAAGAGATGGGCGATATTCTGCGCGAGCGTGCGCATCTTTATCGTCAAACGGCGCATCACGAAGTCAACGCCATGCAATCGCCCGATCGCGTGGTGGAACAAATACTGCAGTCGCTTTCGCTCGCCCGCGCCAGCTAA
- a CDS encoding FAD-dependent oxidoreductase produces the protein MSYQTVVELKSLAQRKPTKFTVGDTDVVLIRDDERVQAFQAKCPHAGAPLEQAAVCGDKLVCPWHKAVFQLQDGQMCEPLALAHLKRYPVRVEQGKVLVNPQAMSPASSPSPQGQSPVCVILGSGAAGSAAIWTLRDEGFNGHIVLIERESPAPYDRTALSKFVPSGKMAIEDVPKLLKQDVLGAVERIQGEVEQLKAHEQTLILKGGQQVKFDQLLIASGGVPKLLDIPGKDLDGVHLLRSLNQADELLKEIDKTEQLVIIGNSFIGMEMAGSLRNRDVDVTVIARHPLPFAKQFGEEIGRHFYDLHRSNGVKFVEGDPVALEGEGKVKAVRLKSGNTVEASLVLFGTGVVPATQFIHDLPLEEDGSLLTDSQLRVADNIWVAGDIASYPSVRGPQRIEHYRVAHQQGRIAALNMLGKQIMYDRVPFFWTAHYGTRYEYLGHAEEWDDYRLLGSLQDKRFIAFYCREGMIAAVCSAGLYTLTAALVQQMQQPMTLAQGIALYEASQG, from the coding sequence GTGAGCTATCAAACCGTCGTGGAACTCAAGTCGCTGGCGCAGCGCAAACCCACCAAATTTACCGTGGGTGATACCGATGTGGTGTTGATTCGTGACGATGAGCGGGTACAAGCGTTTCAAGCCAAATGCCCGCATGCGGGTGCGCCGTTAGAGCAGGCCGCAGTATGTGGCGACAAGCTGGTGTGCCCGTGGCATAAAGCGGTGTTTCAGCTGCAGGATGGTCAGATGTGCGAGCCGCTGGCGCTGGCTCATCTGAAGCGTTATCCGGTGCGCGTTGAACAGGGCAAAGTGCTGGTCAATCCGCAAGCGATGTCGCCCGCCAGTTCGCCTTCTCCTCAAGGTCAATCCCCGGTTTGCGTGATCCTGGGTTCCGGTGCTGCCGGTAGCGCTGCGATTTGGACGCTGCGTGATGAAGGCTTTAACGGACACATCGTCTTGATCGAGCGCGAATCACCGGCGCCTTACGATCGCACGGCTTTGAGCAAATTTGTGCCGTCGGGAAAAATGGCGATTGAGGATGTGCCAAAACTGTTAAAGCAGGATGTGCTGGGCGCGGTGGAGCGGATTCAGGGAGAAGTAGAACAACTCAAAGCACATGAGCAAACCTTGATTCTCAAGGGCGGCCAACAGGTTAAATTCGATCAGCTGCTGATTGCCAGCGGTGGCGTGCCGAAGCTGTTGGACATTCCAGGCAAAGATCTGGACGGCGTGCATCTGTTGCGCTCGCTCAATCAGGCCGATGAACTGCTGAAAGAGATAGATAAAACCGAGCAGCTGGTGATCATTGGCAATAGCTTTATTGGTATGGAGATGGCGGGATCGCTGCGCAATCGTGATGTGGATGTCACGGTGATTGCGCGTCATCCGCTGCCCTTTGCCAAACAGTTTGGCGAAGAGATTGGCCGCCACTTTTACGATCTGCACCGCAGCAACGGCGTGAAGTTTGTTGAGGGCGATCCAGTGGCGCTGGAGGGCGAGGGCAAGGTAAAGGCGGTGCGGTTAAAAAGCGGCAACACGGTGGAGGCCAGCCTGGTGCTGTTTGGAACCGGCGTGGTGCCTGCCACGCAGTTTATTCACGACCTGCCGCTCGAAGAGGATGGCAGTTTGCTGACGGATAGCCAGCTGCGTGTGGCTGACAACATTTGGGTGGCCGGTGATATTGCCAGCTATCCTTCGGTGCGCGGCCCGCAACGTATTGAGCATTATCGCGTGGCACATCAGCAGGGGCGCATTGCCGCACTGAATATGCTGGGCAAACAGATAATGTACGATCGCGTGCCGTTCTTCTGGACCGCACATTACGGTACGCGCTATGAATATTTAGGCCATGCGGAAGAGTGGGATGATTATCGTCTGCTGGGATCGCTGCAGGATAAGCGCTTTATCGCCTTCTATTGCCGCGAAGGAATGATTGCGGCGGTGTGTTCTGCCGGGCTGTATACGCTGACGGCAGCGCTGGTGCAGCAGATGCAGCAGCCAATGACGCTGGCGCAGGGGATTGCGCTGTATGAGGCGAGTCAGGGGTAA
- a CDS encoding DUF2076 domain-containing protein — protein MQSEEQQLIESLFSRLKQAETQSGPRDAGAEQLIKQHLQNQPGAPYYMSQAILIQEAALKKLNAQVTDLENRLAQAQQQQAPQQSSGGFLSSLFGGGSRPAASQQQQPAWGNPPPQPQQQYAPPPQQQYGAAPARGTGFLGGALQTAVGVAGGVVMADMLTSMFHHSQPEEIVNIINEPALPQVDNSLDTFNGNDSNSAFLNDNSGWDNNLADNNDFGDFGSGGDFDDDDSFV, from the coding sequence ATGCAAAGCGAAGAACAACAACTCATTGAAAGTCTGTTCAGCCGTCTGAAACAGGCTGAGACGCAAAGCGGCCCGCGTGATGCGGGTGCCGAGCAATTAATTAAACAGCATTTACAGAACCAGCCGGGCGCGCCCTATTACATGTCGCAGGCGATTTTGATTCAGGAGGCCGCGCTGAAAAAGCTTAATGCGCAGGTCACCGATCTGGAAAATCGTCTGGCGCAGGCGCAGCAGCAACAGGCGCCGCAGCAGAGCAGCGGCGGCTTTCTCTCTAGCCTGTTTGGCGGCGGCTCACGCCCGGCAGCATCACAACAGCAGCAACCGGCATGGGGCAATCCACCGCCGCAGCCTCAGCAACAGTATGCGCCACCGCCGCAGCAGCAATATGGTGCAGCGCCGGCGCGCGGTACCGGTTTCCTGGGCGGCGCATTGCAGACGGCGGTGGGCGTGGCCGGAGGCGTGGTCATGGCGGATATGCTGACCAGCATGTTCCACCACTCGCAGCCGGAAGAGATCGTGAACATTATCAATGAACCCGCGCTGCCGCAGGTGGATAACAGCCTCGATACCTTTAACGGTAACGACAGCAACAGTGCCTTCCTGAACGATAACTCAGGTTGGGACAACAACCTGGCGGATAACAATGATTTTGGCGACTTTGGCAGTGGCGGCGACTTTGATGACGATGACAGCTTCGTCTGA
- the ppnP gene encoding pyrimidine/purine nucleoside phosphorylase yields the protein MLNTSEYFDGKVKSIGFDSVTIGRASVGVMAEGEYTFGTAQPEEMTVVSGALKVLLPGETEWKWYEAGSVFSVPGQSEFHLQVAEPSSYLCRYL from the coding sequence ATGCTCAATACGAGTGAGTATTTCGACGGAAAAGTGAAATCCATTGGTTTCGACAGCGTCACCATTGGCCGTGCCAGCGTCGGCGTGATGGCGGAAGGTGAATACACCTTTGGCACTGCTCAGCCGGAAGAGATGACGGTAGTCAGCGGTGCACTGAAAGTGCTGCTGCCGGGCGAAACCGAGTGGAAATGGTACGAAGCCGGTTCCGTTTTCAGCGTACCGGGCCAGAGCGAATTCCATTTGCAGGTGGCCGAGCCTTCTTCATATCTGTGCCGCTACTTGTAA
- a CDS encoding YaiI/YqxD family protein has product MSIWVDADACPNVIKEVLYRAAERAKVTVTFVANQPLRVPPSPWLKTLQVAAGFDVADNEIVKRVQPGELVITGDIPLAAEVLEKGAAALNPRGERYSADTIRQRLTMRDFMETLRASGIQSGGPSTLSQRDRQLFANELDKWLRQR; this is encoded by the coding sequence ATGTCGATTTGGGTTGATGCTGATGCCTGCCCCAATGTCATCAAAGAGGTGCTCTACCGCGCCGCCGAGCGCGCCAAGGTTACCGTGACGTTCGTCGCCAACCAGCCGTTACGTGTGCCGCCGTCGCCGTGGCTGAAGACGCTACAGGTCGCCGCCGGTTTTGACGTGGCTGATAATGAGATTGTAAAACGCGTGCAGCCCGGTGAGCTGGTCATTACTGGCGATATTCCGCTGGCGGCGGAAGTGCTGGAGAAAGGGGCGGCGGCGTTGAATCCGCGTGGGGAACGCTACTCGGCGGATACGATTCGTCAGCGCTTGACCATGCGTGATTTTATGGAAACCCTGCGCGCCAGCGGGATTCAGAGTGGCGGCCCATCGACATTGAGCCAACGCGACCGCCAACTGTTTGCTAACGAACTGGATAAGTGGCTACGTCAGCGGTAA
- a CDS encoding IclR family transcriptional regulator, which produces MTTLENASAVLKLFQRFGVTQGHPGLTFTEVVDALGLPKSTVSRLLATMENEGLLERDAESRCFQIGRVLLSVAGHYLSTPLVDSASAPMARLAASSGCMGYISVLDGDDVLVMRMYHGRFFTQLVTPPGTRVSLTGTSTGRVLLAQLSDEEVRDRFASHWQAASMNSPLTLDDLCRELAVIRQQGWALARNETLPGISSLAVAVTNKHRGESAALCLSFLSQEAAPGYPETLLSELRATAALMAEKYGA; this is translated from the coding sequence ATGACCACACTCGAAAATGCCTCTGCCGTATTAAAGTTGTTCCAGCGCTTTGGCGTGACGCAAGGCCATCCTGGCCTCACCTTTACCGAGGTGGTTGACGCATTGGGTTTGCCAAAAAGTACGGTGTCGCGCCTGCTGGCAACCATGGAAAATGAAGGCTTGCTTGAGCGTGATGCCGAGAGCCGTTGCTTCCAGATTGGCCGCGTTCTGCTCTCGGTGGCAGGTCACTATCTGTCAACGCCGCTGGTAGATAGCGCTTCAGCACCGATGGCGCGTCTGGCAGCCAGCAGCGGCTGCATGGGCTATATCTCGGTGCTGGATGGCGACGATGTGCTGGTCATGCGCATGTATCACGGTCGCTTCTTTACCCAGCTGGTGACGCCGCCGGGCACGCGAGTTTCATTAACCGGCACCTCGACCGGACGCGTGCTGCTTGCACAGCTCAGTGATGAGGAGGTGCGCGACCGTTTTGCCAGCCACTGGCAGGCGGCTTCGATGAACTCACCGCTCACGCTGGATGATTTATGTCGTGAACTGGCTGTGATTCGCCAGCAGGGCTGGGCACTGGCGCGCAATGAGACGCTGCCGGGCATCAGCTCTTTGGCCGTTGCGGTAACCAATAAACATCGCGGTGAAAGTGCCGCGCTCTGTCTCTCGTTTTTATCGCAAGAGGCGGCGCCCGGTTATCCGGAGACGCTGCTCAGTGAACTACGCGCAACGGCTGCACTGATGGCCGAAAAATACGGCGCATAA
- a CDS encoding N-acetylglucosamine-6-phosphate deacetylase, which produces MTSSILRGRDYRTLQPIELEIEHSCIIKIRSLRDVEEDVILAPGLVDLQVNGFQGVDFNHFPFSELDVLHATRALWQQGVTSYLPTVITAMPEAIDQAMQRLASACEHYADVARAVPGFHLEGPFLSLEDGPRGAHPREAICAPDIALFDRWQRAAQRRIRMLTLSPEWPQSGALIRHCVAQQVRVAIGHTAATSEQIHTAVEAGATLSTHLGNGAHLQLPRHPNYIWQQLAEDALTATLIADGDHLPPEVLKVFLRAKGEQALLVSDVTSFAGQPPGIYHTAIGGRVQLSASGRLSMADAPQLLAGSARGLLDGVNVLLRHKLATLAQAIEMASLRPARQLDLPQQQGLACGAPADVLLLAPLADGSVTLRGCVKQGARVWSHDAAT; this is translated from the coding sequence TTGACTAGTTCCATTTTGCGCGGCCGTGATTACCGCACGCTGCAACCGATTGAGCTGGAGATTGAGCACAGTTGCATCATCAAGATTCGTTCCCTGCGTGACGTTGAGGAGGATGTCATACTCGCGCCGGGTTTGGTGGATCTGCAGGTTAACGGTTTTCAGGGCGTGGATTTCAACCATTTTCCGTTCAGTGAACTGGATGTGCTGCATGCTACACGCGCGCTGTGGCAGCAGGGCGTGACCAGCTATTTGCCGACGGTCATTACCGCCATGCCAGAAGCGATCGACCAGGCCATGCAGCGTCTTGCCAGCGCCTGTGAACATTACGCGGACGTGGCGCGCGCGGTGCCGGGCTTCCACCTGGAAGGACCGTTTTTATCCCTGGAGGATGGTCCGCGCGGTGCACATCCGCGTGAGGCGATCTGCGCACCGGATATCGCCCTGTTCGACCGCTGGCAGCGCGCAGCACAGCGGCGTATCCGAATGCTGACGCTATCGCCGGAGTGGCCACAAAGCGGGGCGTTGATTCGGCATTGTGTGGCGCAGCAGGTGCGCGTCGCGATTGGCCATACTGCGGCAACGTCGGAACAGATTCATACGGCGGTGGAAGCCGGCGCCACGCTTTCTACGCATCTCGGCAATGGTGCGCATCTGCAACTGCCGCGTCATCCGAATTACATCTGGCAGCAATTGGCGGAAGACGCGCTGACGGCAACGCTAATTGCCGATGGCGATCATCTGCCGCCAGAGGTGCTAAAAGTATTTCTGCGCGCGAAAGGGGAGCAGGCATTGCTGGTGAGTGATGTGACCTCGTTTGCCGGACAGCCGCCGGGCATCTACCACACCGCTATTGGTGGCCGCGTGCAGCTTAGCGCCAGCGGACGTCTCAGCATGGCGGATGCCCCGCAGCTGTTGGCGGGCTCAGCGCGCGGGCTATTGGACGGCGTAAACGTTCTCTTGCGCCACAAGCTCGCCACGCTGGCGCAGGCGATTGAGATGGCATCGCTGCGGCCGGCGCGCCAGCTTGATCTGCCACAGCAGCAAGGTTTAGCGTGCGGCGCTCCCGCTGATGTGCTGCTGCTGGCGCCGTTGGCGGACGGGAGCGTGACGCTACGCGGCTGCGTAAAACAGGGCGCGCGGGTGTGGAGTCATGACGCTGCGACGTAA
- the proC gene encoding pyrroline-5-carboxylate reductase: protein MLEKKIGFVGCGNMAKAIISGLVNSGKIAPANIWVCDRKPATNQEMAQQYGVTAAASVESMAREVDILFGAVKPNVILKVLKDLAGQLKKDVLVVSIAAGVTLDSLASVLGHDRKIIRVMPNTPSLVNEGMTSVTPNALVEPHEVDEVVSIFESFGKAAVVNEYLIHAVVGVSGSAPAYVFMFIEAMADAAVLGGMPRAQAYQFAAQAVKGSAQMVLETGKHPGELKDMVCSPGGTTIEAVKVLEEKGFRAAVINAMQACMAKSEALSKQ from the coding sequence ATGCTGGAGAAAAAAATCGGGTTTGTTGGCTGCGGCAATATGGCAAAAGCCATCATCAGCGGACTGGTCAATAGTGGAAAAATCGCCCCGGCCAATATCTGGGTGTGTGACCGTAAGCCGGCAACCAACCAGGAGATGGCGCAGCAATACGGCGTAACCGCCGCCGCAAGCGTTGAAAGCATGGCGCGTGAAGTCGATATTCTTTTTGGCGCGGTAAAACCCAACGTCATCCTCAAAGTGCTGAAAGATCTTGCCGGCCAACTTAAAAAAGACGTGCTGGTCGTATCGATTGCCGCAGGCGTGACGCTGGATTCGTTAGCCTCAGTCTTGGGCCACGATCGTAAAATCATTCGCGTGATGCCCAATACGCCGTCGCTGGTGAATGAAGGCATGACGTCGGTGACGCCAAACGCGCTGGTTGAACCGCATGAAGTGGATGAAGTGGTCAGCATCTTCGAGAGCTTCGGCAAAGCGGCGGTGGTGAACGAATATCTGATTCACGCGGTGGTTGGCGTGAGCGGATCGGCGCCCGCCTATGTGTTTATGTTTATTGAAGCGATGGCCGATGCGGCAGTGCTTGGCGGCATGCCGCGGGCGCAGGCGTACCAGTTTGCCGCGCAGGCGGTTAAAGGCTCGGCGCAGATGGTGCTGGAAACCGGCAAGCATCCGGGCGAGCTGAAAGATATGGTGTGTTCGCCAGGCGGCACCACCATTGAAGCGGTAAAAGTGCTGGAAGAGAAAGGCTTCCGCGCTGCGGTGATCAACGCGATGCAGGCCTGCATGGCGAAGTCAGAGGCGTTGAGTAAGCAATAA